aaagaaatggaaaaaaaagcatacaaagtggagaattcataaaGAAATAAGGATTTGCTAAATCCATGGCGACGtgtgtacgcgtgacaagcaTTACGGGAGCCACGTTAGACTTTTTCGTTGGGTCTGACGAAGGCATTTGGACGGAAGAACTAATCCATCCAACTTTTAAGTAGGGGTGTTCAAATCCAAACTGATCTAAATTAAACCACTCATCCAATCCAATTCAAACCGCACTAATTTGGATTTGATTGAATTCTAATTTTTGCAAACTgttggatcggatcggatttcggatctacttttcataaccgatccaatccaatccaaatcgtacaatgtgctataatattattattttactattttatttgcaattatacttataacatgttcaatttattatatattttatactattcatgtattattattatttaataaatattttatattcaaaatgttgtttatttatttattttaactaacctataattttatttttattgttatgttatcgttggctttttaagatattgttgagacttgttatgtcattgttgattatttaaaatttgatgttgagacttgttatatgtatttaatttttttaatttacaaaatcgcaaatccaatccaatccaaatcgcttgaaattggatcggatcagatcgatttttttttaaatcatccaatccaaaccgcgcCGCTAGTAAAATTAATGTTCGAATCGGATGATTTTTTTACTCAAAACCGATCCAAACTCcaccatgaacacccctacttTTAATGACGTCAGggacttaaaagtatttttcaatggTCAAGGACGAAAAtgtctgaaaaaaaaaaatttaattaaatttttatcatattttttaaaaaatattttattaattttaatatttctaatctaaaaaaaattaattataaaattaaaaatactatagaaattcaattaaaaaataagatgcagaaatttaattacaaagTTGATAGTAGTATAATGACTAACTAAGTAATTAAATttcggaaaaaaaaaatcccaatTTATCATTAACATGATTACTAGTTTAGAAGCTAGGAGAGGAGCAATGGGTGTTTATTCACCGAAATTAAAAGAAGGAAGCTTTGGGCTGAGCTTCCCTTTGGGGTTTAAAGCTTGTTTTGTCTTTTGGAGAAGCAAGGTGACCCATAATAGTTATGACCACTAAACCGCCCGCATTCTGTTGGGCTTTGAAAAAATGATTGAATTTCGGTTTTTGGTCAAAGTAGAGGGCCCATAGGcccaaaatgaaaaaaagaaacagCATACGGCAACAGGGACCACCTGCATTAGAAAGCCTATCTGTAACCGCATTACCTTAACATATGATATGCTTGCATTTCCATATTGTTTGATTCTATTAATTAGAGAGCAATGATTATTCCTGGCTTCGCATCATTCTTATTGCACAAGTTTAATTATAGATTGTCACatttgtaaaattattaatCTTAAGTATGGTGTTATAAATTCGGTTTAGGTTTATAAAGTTGGATGGCATGTGTCATTAGTtgctttttcctttgttatttttgctCGCATTagcaaagaaaatataaataggTAAGAGGGGTGTGTCGATGAGGCGCATTGTGATTGTGATTGAGCATTGGCATACGGCTACGGCATACCCCGTTTATTTAATTATGCTTAAAAGTTGAGCAACAGGGTTCAAGGTTATGCACCAAAGTGATTATGCTTTTTAATTGTGTTTCTGAAAGTCGAATGGATAATGAATGCCGCCAAGTAAAGCCAAAGAGTAGTGAGTTCTTAAATCCCAtttctcaagattaattaaagCCAAAACCTCATCAATAAGATAATTGGCTGCTGCCTGATATCTatctatcttctatttttgtaaaataataagaatggtCCTGAAATTTCCACGGTCCTGTGTAGGGTGAGATTGTGTGGATAGGAGAAGCAGACACGTCAGAGGGCACGTGGTTGCTTCAAAATGCGGAACTGTGAGGGCGTTTCGGTCATTGTATTGGGGAGCCCTAGGGTTTTAGGGGTATATTCACAATCACATAGTCGGTTGTGCTTCTGTTTCTATTCTCATTACTACTCTCTGCTGCAGCAGCGTGCGGGTGTTAGTAGGAGTACTAGTACTCATTTACAtttccattttatttttctctctttcgcCGATTCGGTTATGGTAATGATGGATCTCAACAAGGTCTGTTCTGTAATTCAGTAGTGATTTTGAAGTGGCTCATTATTACATTACTGTTATATGCTAATTACGATTTGATGATAACAGGAATGGGTGTGTGAGGAATTGAGTGAGAGCAAGAAGTGTTGTAGTGATTGCAAGACCACCAAGACTCCGCTGTGGAGAGGAGGACCTGCTGGTCCCAAGGTCAGAACctccaattttaatttttttttttcattggatGTGTCATGCAAAATATTAATTCTTATTGTTTGTGTTTGTTGATCAGAGTCTTTGCAACGCGTGCGGAATAAGGTACCGGAAGAGAAGGGCTTCAGCGGTGGGAATGCGAAAAGGacaagagaggaagagagagagatcaCAAAATGGCGGTAGCAGCAGCTCCTCTGATAACGAGTTGAAGGAGTCGTTGAAAGTGAATTTGATGGCGTTGGGTGAGGAGTTTTGGTTGCTAAAGAAGAAACAGAGGAGTATGTGTTTGTTGGGGGAAGAGGAACAAGCCGCTGTGTGTTTAATGGCACTCTCTTGTGGCTATGTTTTTGCTTAATTAAGGAGACTATTTTTCTATTAGCTATAACTCCCCCAACCCTTAATCAACTCTTATACTTTTGGAGCATTCTAATTTGTAGAGTGACGTACCCTGTGTTTATGGAAAGAAGGGTATCTCGCAATGTTTCTAATGCTTGTTATAGTTTAGTTAGGAGGGGGAGCATCCTTCCGCCTAAAGGGTCTGGGTGTTAGTCGTTCATTTTGTTATGGTGATACGTTCCGTTAGTTATTGATGTAAATGTTAGAAGAAAATGGAAATATACGGTAGTTATATTAAAGTAGTATcattctcctttcctttctgcaatatttatttctcttgtccCTTTTATCTTCTATTCTATGCATTAACCAATTAGGCAATTATCGTATACACTTAAACAGCCAATGTGACAGTAGTTACGGAGAATCCCAGCAGAGTAGAAAGCACTTAACTTTTTTTTggtaaattactaaattaagaaaagatattaaGATTTAGTAGAAATgtgatattaattatttaatattaacttCAGGATTATACTGAagctaaataattttttatgaatttaaataaaatattttaaattttaagaatcaaaataaaattatgtctAAATATAAgagattaatttaatattttattatttttgttttgttttgttttgtgacGTGAGAGAGAAGATTTTGTTGGTTTTGCCATACTTAAGGTTAGAGGATTATTAGGTGAATTTatcaggtttttttttttttggtcaaagGTAAATTTACCAGTCTGGGGATTtgttttagttttctctttatAGACAATAGTTCTGGGCCTGAAGCTCTTAACTTTGTGATCTGGGCCTACAGAAGACTTAGAATCAAGTTTCTCAGTAGCATCGATATGTGCTTGGAAGTCATTGACAAAACAAAGGGTCTATTCTTTGGgcatatttaatatttgtttacTTTGTGAAATAGAAGATCTAGTTGGGCCTAATTTTTGGACTAAGCATGACAGTGATTGGTTTAGCTCCTCTGACTGGTTTGATGGGCTGAGCGCTGCCTAGCCCAAATCTCCGCCGAACAAATGAAAACGAAAATCAACCACACCAAAAGAAAGGAAGAGTAACCCGTTATGTTGAATTGTTGACCCTATAATATCTACATTCGTCAAACTAACCTGGGCATTGGGTACTAAACCCAAAACAAAATCTAATAATCTATCATtggtaaataactaaatatgcCCTCTCCTTTCAATTActaggctaatttttttatataattacatGTGTACAAATTTTGCAGGTTGAGAATTAACACACCAGATGCGTGTTGGACACATgaatcataataatattttagctAACACGCAAGATAATATTTTTGCACATTTATAGTattgtaatatattttaaatatcaatatttaattaaaatactatttttattttcatattaaaaataatttgtgtaATTATTAATCAATGAAAATAtgtttacaaaagagaaaaaaaaaattaacttgtaCAACCATCTCAAGAAAGGTATAGTTGCACATGATGTTTGCCCATTATATCTCACTTGACCAAAGCAATACTAAAGTATACGCAACTTTCATCCTAAAATAATGGCCAAATCGCAGCACATGGCAGTCACATGATATTTTCATCGTAATATCGTATCCTCTTCCTGGATTTACCACTGTTATAGAAAATATATTGGTagagaagaataaaaatttcTCTTCGATTAAAGAGGATTGGTCACGTATGATCACGgtgaaaataatgataataaataaataatcctAACATATGGCATGTGACCCATCACGTGACGAGAGGACATAATTAACTAAGGAAAGAACGGTTAACAGTGGCCATAAGAAAGTTTTGAGAAAGAGTTGAGAGTTTGCagtgagagaaagagaagaaggaaatgGTTTGAGTGAAGGGAAAGACAAAACAGGGGCGATCCGTAACTTACGTTCTCGTTATAGTTAAACATCGCACGCTGTTCccaacttctctctctctctctataacTTCCTATTCCCTGTAAATGCTTTTTCCTTCACACTTCCAATCACACCTTCTCTCGTCTTCAGGTAATTCGTATTCTTTAACTGCCTTCCTCTCTTTTAGTTTCAACTATGTCAATTGTGATTCAAGGACTCAATGGTAGCATTTTCATACTCTCCCGACATCTTTTTTCCGTTTTAATTCGCTTTTATTCAAATTGCCTATAAGGTGTTTGATTATTGTTCTCACATATCTGGAGGGAAACAAGTAACCGTTTTGATTGAACAGTTCGCATCTTGTTCATCCAAGTGTTTCGGATAATGAATCGTGCCAGTtgtcttctcttcttttattgttTGATGGGTACATTATGGGATTTTagcagaaaaaagaaaagaagcaaTGTTTGTTTGTTATGTGCAAATTTATAATTGTAGGAGGCTGAAGGATGTGATAAACTTCTACTGCTATGCCTTATTGAATGGTATTGGTTTTAATTGATCATCAGTGATATGTGGTAAACAAATATCCACTTACCTGACCCATGAAACCACTTACCGCTTTTTGAGGTTACTTATTTTGTTCTCAACAAGAATTATCTTTTCTCTATCATTAGGCAGGATTTGATTGCTGGCCCTGTTTGGCAAAAGCTATAAAATATCAATTAAGCATTTTGTTCACAAGAAGGTTGTTAGGACAATTGATTTTCTGCATATATTTTTGT
This portion of the Arachis duranensis cultivar V14167 chromosome 6, aradu.V14167.gnm2.J7QH, whole genome shotgun sequence genome encodes:
- the LOC107492191 gene encoding GATA transcription factor 16, which translates into the protein MVMMDLNKEWVCEELSESKKCCSDCKTTKTPLWRGGPAGPKSLCNACGIRYRKRRASAVGMRKGQERKRERSQNGGSSSSSDNELKESLKVNLMALGEEFWLLKKKQRSMCLLGEEEQAAVCLMALSCGYVFA